From a region of the Panthera uncia isolate 11264 chromosome B1, Puncia_PCG_1.0, whole genome shotgun sequence genome:
- the TMEM192 gene encoding transmembrane protein 192: MAAGGRMEDGSLDLTQSIEDDPLLDTQHLPHHSLHAHFRPRFHPLPTVIIANLLLLIHVVFVILAFLTGVLCSYPNPIEDKCPGNYTNPLKVQTVIILGKVILWILHFLLERYIQYHHNKVRNRGYNMIYLSTRHLKGLALMIHSTGNTALLLVLCVQHSFPEPSRLYLDLILAILALELICSLTCLLTYTVKIRNFNKAKPQPDVLEEEKIYAYPSNITSETGFRTISSLEDIVEKQGDIIAYLKRHNALLSKRLLTFTSSELDSPPSRM; the protein is encoded by the exons ATGGCGGCTGGGGGCAGAATGGAGGAC GGCTCCTTGGATCTCACCCAAAGTATTGAAGATGACCCCCTTCTGGACACCCAGCATCTCCCACATCATTCATTACATGCTCATTTTAGACCCAGATTCCATCCTCTTCCTACGGTCATCATAGCAAATCTGCTCTTGTTAATACAT GTTGTGTTTGTCATTTTGGCGTTTTTAACAGGTGTACTTTGTTCTTACCCGAATCCAATTGAGGACAAGTGCCCAGGAAACTATACCAACCCATTGAAAGTTCAGACAGTCATAatccttgggaaagttattttgtggattCTGCACTTCCTTCTTGAGCGCTACATCCAGTATCACCACAACAAAGTAAGAAACCGAGGCTATAACATGATCTACCTGTCGACAAGGCATCTTAAAGGACTTGCCCTGATGATCCACTCCACTG gCAACACGGCTCTTCTCCTCGTGCTGTGCGTGCAGCACTCCTTCCCGGAGCCCAGCAGGTTGTATCTTGACCTCATCCTGGCCATCCTGGCCCTGGAACTCATCTGCTCCCTGACATGTCTGCTTACTTACACAG TGAAAATTCGAAACTTTAATAAAGCCAAGCCACAGCCTGATgtacttgaagaagaaaaaatctaTGCTTACCCCAGCAATATAACCTCGGAGACTGGATTCAG GACTATTTCAAGCCTAGAAGACATCGTTGAAAAACAAGGAGACATAATAGCGTACCTGAAGCGACACAATGCCCTGTTGAGTAAACGGTTGTTGACTTTCACTTCCTCCGAGCTAGACTCTCCACCTAGTAGAATGTGA